The genomic region TTCTAATAGGTTTATATCCATATTTGGATATTGCTTGAACTCTTGTATGTTCTTTTGTAATATGATCCCCGTCAGTTGTCGCATCTCTCCATTTTATTTCATAAGCATTCTTTTCTACTAAACAATCAATTTCAAAATTTTTAGGTCTCATTCCAATATTATTTTCAATTCTAACTTTTTGTGCGTCTGGATATCTATATTTAAAACACATTAAAGCAGCTTCTTCTAAGAAAGACCCTGCTGCTTTATATAAAAATCTACCTTTATTTTGATATACATCAATAAGATTTCCTTCATTTGAATTTATACCTAAAACACTATATATTAAATGATGTGATTTATCATCTAACCTCATTTCATCTATCCGTATATTAATATTCTTTTTTAGATCATTTTCATATTTTTGAGCTATATTTTTTATTGTTAAATACATATGTTCATTCATAATTATTCTCCTCTCTATCTCCAAATTTGATACCATTTCTTATCTTTTTTATTTTCTAATAATAATGTATTATTTTTACTTAATTTTAATAATTGAT from Pseudostreptobacillus hongkongensis harbors:
- a CDS encoding ApaLI family restriction endonuclease, coding for MNEHMYLTIKNIAQKYENDLKKNINIRIDEMRLDDKSHHLIYSVLGINSNEGNLIDVYQNKGRFLYKAAGSFLEEAALMCFKYRYPDAQKVRIENNIGMRPKNFEIDCLVEKNAYEIKWRDATTDGDHITKEHTRVQAISKYGYKPIRIMFYYPNRKQAQNIQQTLETLYNGIGGEYYYGDKSWDYIKKMTGVDLLEILKRIACEKEVYGNK